The following proteins are encoded in a genomic region of Drosophila willistoni isolate 14030-0811.24 chromosome 3R, UCI_dwil_1.1, whole genome shotgun sequence:
- the LOC6647333 gene encoding GATA zinc finger domain-containing protein 7 — MFEIEEYSGIHEGFFNKYADAAGPSLDFYVSDSMQDMLDVDIRAEIANVVGGSSDYTSSLDNALEAISAINNNNNNNTSNINHSSNHNLLASSALHASPTAKWMGSCSNFWSTPDYYADVGACVNPISVMPLINSNSSTVSSMLGSPRRSKSSSTATQSRNTGAQSGGGGGSGSSGAVPSSPGHHKSHLTFSPAQMKVTAGSMRREQVMAHIPKQISVPLSSSVIADNGTTVPGTMATNSVLQQQQQQRRSTSSVDSVRKDLSSELRKARCSPIPIVEESTSCSSVTSSNGSGNGNGNGNVTKVKSNSLLTSGNLSTNTIKLARGIGGLTFANSLTYNNLKQQSLVKQSPGGNQTIGSTGQQIVLKREELGKRGLQMGNSNNNSMNVSCSTPKSIASAANSPHHQMQTSYSLGSPSPSCSSSSLASSSPLSNGSNLVNIANNSTSSSSITAGQANSGVKPLQQKIKLPPVGNAFPKPAYSYSCLIALALKNSRAGSLPVSEIYSFLCQHFPYFENAPSGWKNSVRHNLSLNKCFEKIERPVTNGNQRKGCRWAMNPERITKMDEEVQKWSRKDPSAIRGAMVYPEHLESLERGEMKHGSADSDVELDSQSEIEESSDLEEHDFEDTIVDTLQYHPDDDVDEEEELLDEFETEDDVTHNAASNAAIEHELLVQKNGDFDIEVDELYDAIDIEDDKEAVRRSIVNGGTHIIELNPCDLNANDGYQLAAKRARLDINYAIGPAGELEQQYGQKVKVQPVVQVQMQPTSTPTYNRRKMPLVNRII; from the exons ATGTTTGAAATAGAGGAATATTCTGGCATACACGAGGGTTTCTTCAACAAATATGCG GATGCTGCTGGTCCATCTTTGGATTTTTATGTATCCGACTCCATGCAGGATATGCTGGATGTAGATATACGTGCCGAGATCGCCAATGTTGTGGGCGGTTCAAGTGATTATACTTCCTCTCTGGATAATGCTCTCGAGGCTATATCGGCcattaataataacaacaacaacaacacaagcAACATCAATCACAGCAGCAACCACAATCTATTGGCCAGCAGTGCTTTGCATGCTTCACCCACAGCCAAATGGATGGGATCTTGTTCAAATTTCTGGTCCACACCAGATTACTATGCCGATGTGGGAGCCTGTGTGAATCCGATATCGGTGATGCCTTTGATAAATTCCAATTCATCGACAGTCTCATCGATGCTGGGATCACCGAGGCGATCTAAGAGTTCGTCCACGGCAACCCAGTCCCGAAACACAGGTGCTCAATCAGGAGGAGGAGGGGGAAGTGGATCGTCTGGAGCCGTGCCTTCCTCACCAGGTCATCACAAATCCCATTTGACTTTCTCGCCGGCCCAAATGAAGGTCACAGCTGGATCAATGCGCCGCGAGCAGGTAATGGCACACATACCCAAACAGATATCGGTGCCCTTGTCCTCGTCGGTGATTGCAGACAATGGCACCACAGTGCCAGGGACAATGGCCACCAATTCGGTattgcaacagcagcagcaacagcgtCGTTCGACATCTTCCGTGGATTCAGTGCGCAAGGATCTGAGCAGCGAATTGCGTAAAGCCCGCTGCTCACCGATTCCAATTGTGGAGGAGTCCACCTCATGCTCATCAGTCACATCCTCCAATGGCAgcggcaatggcaatggcaacggcaacgtTACCAAGGTCAAAAGCAACAGTCTCTTGACCAGCGGAAATCTCTCAACCAACACGATTAAACTGGCCCGCGGCATTGGTGGTCTGACATTTGCCAATAGCCTCACCTACAACAACCTGAAACAGCAATCTCTGGTCAAGCAGTCGCCTGGTGGCAATCAAACAATTGGCTCAACGGGCCAACAGATTGTCCTGAAGCGCGAGGAACTTGGCAAGCGAGGACTTCAGAtgggcaacagcaacaacaacagcatgaATGTCAGTTGTAGTACACCAAAGAGCATTGCCTCAGCGGCCAATTCACCGCATCATCAGATGCAGACAAGCTATAGTCTTGGCTCCCCGTCACCGTCCTGCTCCTCCTCATCGCTGGCCTCTTCCTCACCCCTCAGCAATGGCAGCAATCTGGTGAACATAGCCAACAAttccaccagcagcagcagcattacAGCCGGACAGGCAAACAGTGGAGTGAAGCCGCTGcaacagaaaatcaaattgccACCGGTGGGCAATGCATTTCCAAAGCCagcctattcctattcctgcCTCATTGCATTGGCTCTGAAGAATTCGCGTGCCGGTTCTTTGCCCGTATCGGAAATCTATAGTTTTCTGTGTCAACATTTTCCCTACTTTGAGAATGCTCCCAGCGGCTGGAAGAATAGTGTGCGACACAATCTATCGCTAAACAAATGCTTTGAGAAAATCGAACGACCTGTAACGAATGGCAATCAACGCAAGGGTTGTCGCTGGGCCATGAATCCCGAACGTATCACCAAAATGGATGAGGAGGTCCAGAAATGGTCACGCAAAGATCCATCGGCCATACGTGGAGCCATGGTCTATCCAGAGCATTTGGAATCTCTGGAACGCGGCGAAATGAAGCATGGCTCGGCCGATTCCGATGTGGAACTCGATTCGCAATCCGAAATTGAGGAATCCTCCGATCTGGAGGAACATGATTTCGAAGATACAATTGTCGATACGCTGCAATATCATCCAGACGATGATGTCGATGAGGAGGAAGAACTACTCGATGAATTCGAAACGGAGGATGACGTCACCCATAATGCTGCCTCCAATGCGGCCATCGAGCATGAGTTACTTGTCCAAAAGAATGGCGACTTTGACATTGAG GTTGATGAACTGTACGACGCCATCGATATTGAGGATGACAAGGAGGCAGTGCGTCGATCCATTGTCAATGGTGGCACACATATTATTGAGCTAAATCCCTGCGATTTGAATGCCAACGATGGCTATCAATTGGCCGCCAAGCGGGCGCGTCTTGATATCAACTATGCCATTGGTCCAGCCGGCGAATTGGAGCAGCAATATGGTCAAAAGGTGAAAGTGCAACCGGTCGTCCAGGTGCAAATGCAGCCCACATCGACACCCACTTACAATCGTCGCAAGATGCCGCTGGTCAATCGCAtcatataa